A part of Microbacterium atlanticum genomic DNA contains:
- a CDS encoding DNA/RNA non-specific endonuclease, translated as MTETTPDGYDDRFVGIPLPLPQPLGDGEVHVLTYPRFTVLLDAARRLAVVTGVNIDGSSLRDLPRTGQWRLDPRVPETEQAGPELYAANDLDRGHLVRRRDPGWGTPPDARRATEATFVYPNAAPQAGGFNQSKELWLGLEDHVLAYADATDQRLSVFTAPVLAPDDPPYRGIRIPRRFFKVAAWATDRDGRMPELAAAGFVLDQSALIDVRQGALSVPPLGAFRTFQVPIADIEELAGVDLGPLVEADVLPPVDELRGREARGEDEWRPLRAREDICLG; from the coding sequence GTGACCGAGACGACGCCGGACGGCTATGACGACCGCTTCGTGGGCATCCCTCTCCCTCTCCCTCAACCGCTCGGCGACGGCGAGGTCCACGTGCTGACGTATCCGCGGTTCACCGTGCTGTTGGACGCGGCTCGCAGGCTCGCGGTCGTGACGGGGGTGAACATCGACGGCTCGTCGCTGCGGGACCTGCCCCGCACCGGTCAGTGGCGCCTGGACCCGCGCGTGCCGGAGACGGAGCAGGCGGGGCCCGAACTGTACGCCGCCAACGATCTCGATCGCGGGCACCTGGTGCGCCGCCGCGACCCCGGCTGGGGTACGCCGCCCGACGCCCGCCGGGCGACCGAGGCGACGTTCGTCTACCCGAACGCGGCGCCGCAGGCCGGCGGCTTCAACCAGTCGAAGGAGCTGTGGCTGGGTCTCGAGGACCACGTGCTCGCGTACGCCGACGCCACCGATCAACGCCTCAGCGTCTTCACGGCGCCCGTGCTGGCGCCCGACGATCCGCCGTATCGCGGCATCCGGATCCCTCGTCGCTTCTTCAAGGTGGCCGCGTGGGCGACGGATCGGGACGGGCGGATGCCTGAGCTCGCGGCAGCCGGCTTCGTGCTCGACCAGTCGGCCCTGATCGACGTGCGCCAGGGAGCGCTCTCCGTGCCGCCCCTCGGCGCCTTCCGGACGTTCCAGGTGCCGATCGCCGACATCGAGGAGCTGGCCGGCGTGGATCTCGGACCGCTCGTGGAGGCCGACGTGCTGCCGCCCGTCGACGAGCTCAGGGGCAGGGAGGCGCGCGGAGAGGACGAATGGCGTCCCCTCCGCGCACGCGAGGACATCTGCCTCGGATGA
- a CDS encoding response regulator, whose product MIGVLLVDDDALTLELHREYVARLDGFAVVAECTGARAAIDAVLARSDEVDLVLLDVTMPDGTGLDVLRHLRARGVAVDVIAITGVRDADVVRQMVALGVAQYLVKPFTFAAFRERLEQYRQFRRRADEAAGAPTQAEIDALLGALRPAVPVPLPKGLAPATLAVISDEVRERGPISAAEAAERLGMSRVAARRYLEHLVAAGRAQRAQRYGTRGRPESEYGWVHSGEAPGGTAGPRGGE is encoded by the coding sequence GTGATCGGCGTGCTGCTCGTGGACGACGACGCGCTCACGCTCGAGCTGCACCGCGAGTACGTGGCGCGTCTGGACGGCTTCGCCGTCGTCGCGGAGTGCACGGGCGCTCGCGCCGCGATCGATGCCGTCCTCGCGCGCAGCGACGAGGTCGACCTGGTGCTGCTGGACGTGACGATGCCGGACGGCACTGGCCTCGATGTGCTGCGCCACCTGCGGGCGCGTGGCGTCGCGGTCGATGTCATCGCGATCACCGGCGTGCGCGACGCCGACGTGGTGCGCCAGATGGTGGCGCTCGGGGTGGCGCAGTACCTGGTGAAGCCGTTCACCTTCGCGGCCTTCCGCGAGCGGCTCGAGCAGTACCGTCAGTTCCGCCGACGCGCCGACGAGGCGGCAGGCGCCCCCACGCAGGCCGAGATCGACGCGCTGCTGGGCGCCCTGCGCCCGGCCGTTCCGGTGCCGCTGCCCAAAGGGCTCGCGCCCGCCACGCTCGCGGTGATCAGCGACGAGGTGCGTGAGCGCGGCCCGATCTCAGCCGCCGAGGCCGCGGAGCGACTGGGCATGTCGCGCGTGGCGGCGAGACGCTACCTGGAGCACCTGGTGGCCGCGGGGCGGGCACAGCGGGCGCAGCGGTACGGCACCCGCGGGCGGCCGGAGTCCGAGTACGGCTGGGTGCATTCCGGGGAGGCGCCCGGAGGCACCGCCGGGCCGCGCGGCGGCGAGTGA